A stretch of DNA from Triticum dicoccoides isolate Atlit2015 ecotype Zavitan chromosome 2A, WEW_v2.0, whole genome shotgun sequence:
TCCATGGCTTCTCCAGCAAGATGCTTGTAATCCTAAAGGATCTTTTCCGCGGCAAGAGTGTTCGAGTCTCGTTGATTTATATAAGGGTCTGGCGCGTGCCATCTTGGAAAGGCTCGTTTATTATGAAAGAACATTTGGAATGGGGATATTATTATGAAAGCTTTTCCTGAACTTCACTCATTTTCTTATGAAGATAACATCTGCATTACGCAGGCTAAACACTCCATTATGATTACAACATGTTCCAAATGCCTCTATCTGTTGAGGCCCAGCAGCAATTCCATCGGATGCCTATACTTCTGGATAATGCGAGCTCACATACTGAACATGACAAATGGAAATTCTTATGGGGCCAGGAATGTTTTAGTACCAAGAAGGTATATACTGCACTGATGGGAAATAATACTCCACCTGCCCCTTTTGAATGGATCTGGAAATCTTGTTATCTCCCTATAAACACATGTTTTTCAGCTGACTTTTTTTAGGCAAGTTTTTGAGCTGACTGATGTTAAATAAATGATTCGACGCTCATGCTGTGCTGGCCGGGCTGGCAGGCCCGAGCACGACGCGGCCCGTGCCGTGCTGGCCCGACCCGGCCCAAGTCTCAGTACTACCCACCACCCTCCGAATCAGATCATCATCACTCTCGAACTCTGCCGTAGTGTAGCACAGCACACTCCCGCGGTCCCACCAGCTCAACTCAAGTCGGTAGATCCGTCCAGCCGCCAGCGCCCCCACGCCATTCTCCGCCGACGAGAGCTCCGCCGCAGATTTGCTCCCCCGGATCTGCTGCCGAGATGGTACTTTTCTTCCTTCCCCCAACTCTCCCCGAGCGCCCCGCGCGTTCTTGGATAAGCCAAACACGCCGCGTCTCTTCAGCTTTAGCAGAGCATCCGGTGCGCGTCGATTTTCTTTTGGCGAGATTAGTGTAGCATAGCTATGGTGGTCAAATGCGGTATGGTTGGCCAGTAGAAATGTTGAACACGACTGGCTTGCAGGTCCTATCTGTAACTGAATTTGCTATGTGGACGGCAGCTGGTCAGTATTCACCAATCATACAATTTGGGAGCAAGATTTGGTGAAGTTTTCTCCGGTTTGCCTGGAGGATTATGTTTTCCGCCTCGCCCGGGTAGTTTCAGCTTAAAATGGCAGATAGTAGTTTGTAGCATAGAAATGAGAGATAATTTCACATGTTTGCTTTGTTTAGAGCTGCAAGTTAAAAGGCAGAGGAGAGTTCCTGAAGTCACAGCATATTTATCATGTAATTTGCTTCCCAAATGATGGCTATTAATGGTAGTGTTATGGTCCTTTTTAGGATAGAGAAGCCAAGAAAGAAGGTTTCAGGAAGTATCTTGAATCCAGCGGCGTGCTCGATACTCTCACGAAAGGTTTGGCGTTATGTGAAGTGCGTATATCTTTGTAAATTGCGGTCACGCACTGGCTAATTATGTCTACTTCTTATGATGTTGCAGCTCTTGTTGCGTTGTATGAGGAGAACGACAAGCCATCATCTGCAGTCGAGTGAGTTGAATTGAATTTTGGCATGTTTATTTTCTTGACCGATATAGTAAAGGAGTGATTCTTGTAATTGAAGCCTGGTTGGGTAGCTCTTACTTTGCTTAAAATGACAGCAAAATAATGTGTGTGGGTCGATATTCATGCTAGGACTAAGCATGCTCATATATCTCAGGTTTGTTCAGCAGAAATTGGGTGGTCCATCGATTTCCGACTATGAAAAGCTCAAAGCCGAGAAGTTGGATTTGCAACTGAAGTATAATGAGCTTTTAGAGACTCACAAGGAAACAAGTAGACAGGTAAACATGCTATCATGTGTGCAAAATACTCCTAATGCCATCAAGGAGTACAGATTATGCAATGCCACTTTACCTATTTACATGGGAGTCTCAGCTTCTAATGCATATTTGGATATCATAAAGTTGTGAAATAGCTAGGTAACTATTCCACATAGCTAACATTAGGACAGCTGAATGGTGGGCTGGGCTGTGTGCGGTGTGGTGTGCTCTTTCCACTGGAATATCAGTATTCAGTACAAGCTGCTTTACTTGTTAAGTAGTTATTCACAAAGCTACAGAAAAATAAGTTCTGTTAGATTAAATAGTTTTCTTAGATCATCTAGATGGAAATAGTTGCCTTACCATTTCCAGTCGAAGCAAAGTTTACATTTGAAGGATGAACTGCCGGAGATGGTCTTGTTAGAAATTGGACCCAACCATTAATATACATTTCTCTTTGCAGTTGGAAGAACTTAAGAATTTGAAGATCGACGCACCTTGGAACTAATGGAACCAACAGGTGTTGACATAGTAGGTGTCACCAAGCAAATATATATGCCTCTTCAGTTTGGATCACCAAGTCATGTAAAAAAGAAACATTTCTTGGCTAAACTTTGCCAACCATGTGATGTAATGCATTATACGCTCCTTAGTCCCTTTGAATGACGTGCGTGTTCCACTCAAGACCAGAAGTACCAACACCTTCATGGTCACAGCTGAACTTCAGCACTATGATTCTTACTGAAGAGTGGAATCAACTCCAAGTATAATATTTGATGTTGTAGAGCAGTGCTACTGTTTGTGTTGTAACATATTTTTTCTTCCATGTATAAATCACCTGGTCAATAGCTAAAATTGCCAGGTCAAGATGTTTATAACTTCCCATTTTTGGTTATGTACATAGTTTgaaaattttccatgtgtaaaaataGAAATGAGCCATGGCCTAAATAACATTTGCCATGAGTGACAAAAGCAATGAAGGGAGATTGTCAACATAATACAGTATATTAGGAGTATATAAGAAACAGAAAACGACAGTAAAAACAGAGAGGGTGCATTTTTGGTGAGGGCGTTGACAGCAACCTCCTTTCTCTCTCATGTCTATAAAATCATCATCACCAATAGCCCCACAATTCCTAATATGCAGAAAATGATACACGAAAAAGCACGGAAAAATTACAGCCTACAGGAGTTGAATACATAAATAAATATCATTGTGTACCCTGGGGATTCTGCGCACCCTGGGTATCACCCCCATCGAGATGAAGGCCTACCACGACATGTTCCGAGATGAAGGGCTACCACGACATGTTCGCAGCACCAATTCCACTGTCTCTGCTCAAGGCCATCGCTGCCCTGGTTGATCGTGAGATCCCTGCGTGCTTCGCCCCCTCGGCGCGCGATGCTGTGGCCTGCAAAAGCTAGGCCTGCCGGTCCGTCCATCGTCGATCCTTGTCCATGGATCACGGCCTTAAGATTGCAGTTTGGGATGTTCGCAGCCTTAATTCGCGCGCTAGGCGCAGTGCCATGCGCTCGCTGCTGTGTACTACTGGCGCCTTCATTGTATGCCTAcaagaaactaagatggcattggtcTACTCGCGACATCCTCGGGTCCGAATTTGAGAACTACACCTACCTCCTGGCCGACGGCACACGAGGTGGCATCATCCTCGCCTGGAAGAGCGGGGCTGTCACAATCTCGGACCCCTTGTTCACCCAGAACGCGCTCACAGCCAGGGTGTCCGCGGCCAATGGGACGCTGTGGTGGCTGACGACGGTCTACGGACCTCATGTTGATGCTGACAAAATCCTTTTCCTGCAGGAATTGCGTGACATACGTGCTGTGATTTCAATCGCATCTACCGAGCCGACGACAAAAACAATGGTGGTCTAAACCGCCGCATGATGGGTAGATTTCGCCCTGCCATCAATGACCTCGAATTGAAGGAGATATACCTCAACGGACGCTGCTTCACTTGGTCGAACGAGCAATCGCCGCCTACGCTGGTGCACCTCGACCGCGTTCTCTGCACATCCGATTGGGAAGACGCACACGGCGAGTGCCATCTTTGTTGCCTTGCTTCGGTCGTGTCAGACCACTGTTCGCTGCTGTTGGACTGCTCCCCCATGCCGACGGCCCACAAGCGCTTCCACTTCGACGATTATTGGTTGCGACTGGACGACTTCCATGACATCGTCGCTGTGGCTTGGGGCTCGGTGCACGACCACGATCCCTTTCAACAGCTGGTCAAACGCCTTCAAGCCATGGCCCACCGCCTCACGGGTTGCTGCGCCAAGTCCACGGGCAACATTCGGGACAAGCTTGCCATCTCCCGCGAGCTGATCTCCCACTTCGACAAGACCCTTGAGGATCGTGTGCTCTCGCCCCCGGAGGATTGGTTGCAAAAGCAGCTCAAGCTCGCCTACCTTGGCATGGCATCCATGGAGCGCACGATCGCTAGACAGCAAGCCCGCATATCGACCCTCAAAGACGGCGATGCCAGCACAAGCTTCTTCCACTGACAATGCTCTTACCGCCTGCAGAAGAACTGTGTGCATAGCCTCACCGCGGACGGGCATGTGCTCAGAGATCATGAGGATACGTCCCATGCGACATTCTCGCACTTCGACGACTTGCTGGGTACTGTCGTGGCCAGGGATCACACCCTGGACCTTTCCCAGGTCATCGCACCCGGCGCCCTAGCATGCCTAGAAGTGCCTTTCAGCCTGGAGGAGATATGGGAGTCTGTCAAGCGCATGCCGGCGCGCAAGGAGCCTAGGCCGGACGACTTTACCATGGAATTCTTGCGCGCTTACTAGAGCGTCATTGGGCAGGACATCCTTGATGTTTTCGAGCTGCTCTACATGTTGCGCGGGCGCGGGTTCAGCAAGCTTAACCAAGCTCTGCTAACCTTGCTGCCCAAACGCGCAGACGCCCACAAGCTCGGCGATTACCGCCCTATTTTCTTGATTCACATTGTGGCCAAGATCTTCGCGAAGGTCCTATCGTTGCTCCTTGCTCCCAAGCTCGACACTGCTGTCAGCCGCAACCAGAACGTGTTCATCGTCGGATGTAGCCTCCACGACAACTTCATTCTACTCTGGCAATCTCTCAAGCTGCTGCATCAACTTGGCGCACCTAGAATCATGCTCAAGCTCGACCTCACGCGCGCCTTCAGCTCCATCTCCTGGCCCTTCCTCTTCGAGGTTCTGCGCCAGTATGGGCTTGGGGATTGCTTGAGGGAATGGTCGACCATCCTCCTGTCCACGGACAATACTCGTGTCATGCTCACTGGAGTCCCCAACCCCACGATCTGGCACCACCGCGGACTGCGCCAAGGTGACTCCACCTTCCCGCAGCTCTTCGTGCTGGCGGTGGACACGCTTGGTCGACTAATGCGCTGCGCCCTCCAGGCCGGCATCATGGAGCAGCTCCACCCCCGTCACGCCATCCCGACGATTTCTCCCTACGTTGATGACGTGATTCTCTTTTGCCACGCCACGACTAATAAGGTCTCCGTTGTCAAGGGCATCCTAGGCGTGTTTGGCACGGCTTCTGGACTCCAGGTGAACTACACCAAGAGCTCCGCCATGGTCCTTCATGGCGACGATTCTAGTGCGCACCTGACTGTGCTGCTGGGGTGCCCCGTGGTGGACCTACTGGTCACCTACCTCGGCATCCCGCTCACTACTCGTCGTCCCTCCGCAGCCCAGCCGCAGCCTCTTGTCGACGCGATGGCTGGGCGTCTCCCAACCTGGAAGGCATGGTTGATGAACAAGGCCGGACGGCTGGCGCTTGCCAAGTCGGTGCTCAGTGCGATTCTGATACACTAGCTGCTCGCGCCCGCGCCCCCAAAGAAAACCCTGAAGCAACTCGAGAAGATTCAGCGTGGTTTCCTTTGGGCCGGTCGCGCAGACGCCCATGGCGGTCACTGTCACGTGAATTGGCGTCGGGGTTTCCGCCCGATCGAATATGGTGGCCTAGGTGTCCACGTTCTCGAGCGCACTGGGCTCGCGCTCCGGCTTCGATGGCTCTGGCTTGCGCGCACGGACACTAATCATGCATGGCAGGGACTTGACCTGCAATTCACTCCGGAGGAGCGCGCGCTCTTCTACGCTTCCACGACCATGGCGATCGAGGACGGCACAACCACCCTCTTCTGGGAGGACCGCTGGCTCCGCGACCAATCCGTCCGCGAGCTAGCGCCCATGCTCTATCAGTGCATCCCCAAGAATCGCTAGAAATCGAGAACGGTGGCGGAGGGCATCACCAGCAACAACTAGGCGCGCGACATTCACTGCGCCCTTGGCTTCCACGAGATTGGGCAGTACATGAGGCTATTGCACTTCGTGCAGCATGCCGCGTTGTCCAACGAGCCAGACAAGCTTCTCTGGAGTTGGACGGCCAACGTCGTATACACCGCACAGTCCTGCTACCGGGCCACCTTCCAGGGATCGACGGTCTGCCACTCTTGGAAGCTCATATGGAAGAGTTGAGCGCTGCCGAAAGTGAAATTCTTCTATTGGATGGCAAACCAAGACCGACGCTGGACTGCGAAGCGACTCGCACGCCGCAGCCTGTAGCACCACCCGCGGTGCCTTCTATGCGACCAAGAACCGAAGACAATCCGGCATTTGCTGCTCACGTGCCCTTTCGCTAGGCAAACATGGCACGAGGTCCTCTCTTGGCTGCGCTTGCCGGCACCGGCGCTCGAGCACGACGCCTCGCTCATGGACTGGTGGCTTCACGCGAAGGAATCCACACCGCCAGCGCTCCGCAAGGCGCTGAAATCCACTGCGCTTTTGGTGCCATGGATGATCTGGAAGCATAGGAATGCGTGTGTTCTTGACCATGTGAACCCATCACTCAATGAGCTCGTAGACAGGATCAAGGACGAGACCAGATGCTGGGCAAAGGCTGGGGCTCAAGGGCTGGTCGTTTTGCCATCATCTTGGGATGTCCACTGAGCTGTGTAACATTTGCCTCCTAGGAGGATGTAACTTCCCTATCTTTCCAATGCAATGGAACACAAATGCCCTTTGCGTTTTCTCAAAAAATAAATCAGTTGAGGTAGATACACTTTTGTTTCTTTTATATTGTACGTACTTATTTACATCTCCAATTTTTCTGTAATTATATGAATGGGCGCTGCAATGCAGAGAGTTTACCATCAGCTGTCATAATAGAAAAAGGCTATGCTCGGACAAACATCAAGCCCATTGGACCCAGGAAATAAATCAGTCGACATACTGCTGCACTACTTCCCGACAACCTTATATCAGAACTCACCTATTGGATTATGGCCAGTATATCAATTAGTTCATGCAAATTTGTCTTTCATACTATTTTGTATCTCCATATACTTATTTACCAAAGATGTAGAGGCTTATAAACGAAAAAAGCTGGATTGCTAACTTGGTCCACATAATAATTACATCATCATTATCTCTTTCCAAGGAAGAGTAGAAAGGGAACAAGATCAAGGAGCATCAACCACCCACCTAACGACGGAGTAGCTCCTCTAGAATATTGGGGCGAATGATCTTGAGATGCTTAAAGCCACAGTCAGCGTGACTGCCTTCAAATTTTGAAAAGACTTGAGGAACCTGTAGCATACCTCCTTAAGCTTGTCACAATCATGCTGCTCAGCCAGTGCCAATGTAGTCGCCGCTGTACCTACATCCATGTAGTTGCACAGCATATTCGCGCAAATCAATTTGAGCCTCTCCAAATTGTATCTGTCTGCCGCCACAAACAGATGTTGAGCCATCTCCGTGATTTCACCTTCATCTATATTAGGCAGTGTGTCCGTGTAAATAAAGTGGAGCATCATCTTGAAAACCTTGGCTTCCATGTCATCAATCTGTATACACTTTGCATCATTCTCCATCATGGGGCCGAAGAGCTACGCCATGAACATCGGCGACCGAGCAGCGAGCAGATGCCTATGGGCCACAAAGGCGAAAATGTTTTACGGAACCATGGTTCAGCCGAACTTACGTTCGA
This window harbors:
- the LOC119352168 gene encoding c-Myc-binding protein homolog, which translates into the protein MDREAKKEGFRKYLESSGVLDTLTKALVALYEENDKPSSAVEFVQQKLGGPSISDYEKLKAEKLDLQLKYNELLETHKETSRQLEELKNLKIDAPWN